Genomic window (Cyprinus carpio isolate SPL01 chromosome B7, ASM1834038v1, whole genome shotgun sequence):
ctgagcaagaagaacataaaggctcatctcagttttgacagaaaacatcttgatgatccccaagacttttgggaaaatactctgtggactgataataactttttttgaactttttggaaggtgtgtgtcccattacgtctggcgtaaaagtaacaccgcatttcagaaaaagaacatcataccaacagtaaaatgtggtggtagtgtgatggtctggggctgttttgctgcttcaggacctggaagacttgctgtgatgaatgggaccatgaattctgctgtttaccaagaaatcctgaaggagaatgtccggccatctgcttgtgacctcaagctgaagcgaacttgagttctgcagcaggacaatgatccaaaacacaccagcaagtccacctctgaatggctgaagaaaaacataatgaagactttggagtggcctagtcaaagtcctgacctgaatcctattgagatgctgtggtaagaccttaaaaaggcggttcatgctcaaaaaccctccaatgtggctgaattacaacaattctgcatagatgagtggaccaaaattcctccacagcgctgtaacagactcattgcaagttatcgcaaaggcttgattgcagttgttgttgctaagggtggcccaaccagttattaggttgaGGGTGCAAACAGTTCTTCACACAAGGCCATGTAGCTTTGGaatttgttttcccttaataataaaaaccttcatttaaaaactgatcCAAATACACtttgatgtgtgtatatatatatatatatatatatatatatatatatatatatatatatatatatatatatacacaccaaagTGTAATAACTTGCAcctcttttaaaattaaaagagcTCTTCTTGCTCCTCTGTGTAACATCCACTGTTTACAAGTTCCacttataaataattgttttgtgttgagaTTTCATGTGAACTTTTCCCTAAGAGCAGGTTCCCCAATATGTTTAGAAACTACAAATAGCTTTAGACATTAGACAGAACTGCACTTTTATCAAGAGATCTAATATAGGTCAAAtttttctttatgccaaaaactttttatttgcacatcagacaaaaaaatgatctctCAAATCCATTTCCATTTTAAGTGCCATATAAGTGCCACTGCTAGCTGCTAAGATTAGAGTCAGCCATTACAGCCAACCTTTACGAATCACACTGCAGCATCTGTTTCAGGTAGCAtcacaaaatgaaacttttgcCCTTGGCACAAACTTGTTCAGGGATATTAGACTACTGTAacatatatttctgtaatatatgTTTCTTGCATTAGCCTACTCCTCTGCTCAGGTCTCGCCATTACAGAATTAGATTCATAACAAACAAGGCCAGCTCACATATTCTAAAAGTCTATGACTTTCAATTAACTTTCTTGAAATCTTTGAATGATGTTCAATACACACTTTGAAACGTTTGATACAAAAGTAGCAAATAgcaaaaataatcagaaattgtCTCTTTGATGTTGCTATATTCTAAACCTACAATATAATCTCAGCTAGACTGAAGTACTGGGAAGGAGATGAAGGAAAATACCTACgctgtttattaaaatgaataaagcctatacgtatgtatatgtatgtatgtataaatgtatgtatgtacactagcagtcaaaagatcaaaagaacagtaagattttataatgttttttaaaagaattctcttttgctcaccaagcctgcatttatttgatccaaattacagcaaaagcattaatattgtgaaatattttcactatttaaaataactgctttatatttgaatatattttaaaatgtaatttagtcctgtgattttaaagctgaacgtttagcatcattactgtcagtcacatgatccttcagaaattattctaatattctgacttgctgaatattattattattatgttgaaaacagcggaATTAGaatttgtagattttatttttagttttttgttgttgttgataaatagaaagttcagaagaacagtatttatctgaaatagaaatcttttgtaacattatcaatgtctttatcatcacttttgattaatttaatgcatccttgctaaatgaaagtattaatttctatacccccccccccccaaaaaaaaaaaaaaaacaaacaaaaaaaaaaaaaaaaaaaaaacattatactgaCTCCatgcttttgaatggaatagagtgtaatgttacaaaagctttttatttcaggtaaatgCTGacctttggatctttctattcatcaaagaatcctgaaaaaaaatgtacacaactgttttaaatattgataataataataataataataataataaaagatgtttagctcaccaaatcaggatattagagtgatttctgaaggatcatgtgacactgaagactggagtaatgatgctgaaaattcagctttgatcaaaggaataatttatagtttaaaatatattcatatagaaagcAATTATAGgcctagtaaaaatatttcacaatattagctactgcttttgctgtaaataaatgcaagcttggtgAGCAGCAGAGAAttcttataaaaaacaaatacaattcaaaaccattcaaaaacttttttaaaggcTATAAGCTCTAATGGCTTTGCAAAAATATATAGTTCAGTTTCTGATAGGCTTTAATGGCACTGAAAAGTTATTGTgctgttatatggtgcatatggGAATGAATGTTATGCCACTTAGAACTTGCAGAACTGAAACATGTAGAATGATGAAGCTGTGAATCTAAGTGATATGATATGTATTTGTACTCACGGGACAAATTGTGAAGAGCCagcatgaaaacatttaaaatacaaacactacATCAGAATGTGGAGGTGTTTGACTTTAAAATATAGCCTTTGTGCTGCTCTAGCGACTGAAGGCGTGCAGAGCAGAGATGTGCCTCCAGCGCCACCTTGTGCTAGAGCGTTTGTCTGCATCTAGATTGTTCTGAAAGTCTGTTTAAACGGTTTAAAAgagtaaaatgttgtttaatttaaaattaaagattaaaacGTAGCTCAGGAAAATACCCTTAACGATCTAAAATAAAGGTTCTCCCAGTTCAGTAAcgtttgttaaaaaaacataaacgGCAAGTCAAGGAACATCTATATACCTTTATATACGACACTTGCTAAAAACATCTGCGAAAAGCCTTTATACTACATCTATGAAACATCTTATTTAACATacattccaaacaaaaaaatatcttcagCTTTCTTTGGTGAGAGTGAGTGCAGCGGTAGCTGTTTCTAGAGGGAACCGTTTCTCTGTAACAGTCCGCTACCTGACTTCCGGTGGCTGCACTGTTGGCTGGAGAACGATAATTTTCCCGGAGTTTTGGATGAATAAACAAGACCGTCGAGTGGCCAACGCGCAGAGGAAATATAGCCCTGAGTTGGTttagagtgtttctgttcatgcTTATGTTTTCAGATTCAACCAGATACCTACTAGATGACCGCTGGTTTTCAGCACAGTCTGTATTTATGAAGaagcttaaaaaaacaacaacaacaatatttgcTGGTGATCTAACGTATTAGGACATTGCGCTTCACTccataatgttttatttcacttacGAAAGATGGGGATGCACTGGACAGTGACATCTATCTTCGAATATATTTCGTCATCATCTGCATCTGTCCCCTAATGCTTTATAGTTTACTAACTGCACATGGCTTTATAAACTTACAAACACAATTGTCACGTGAAAGGTTACCAAAGTCTTAAATTTACAACATTGTTCTAAAAATTGTGCCTTTAACAATTAAGAACTGCATTAATTCATACTGTAACGACTATTACAAAAACGACTAGCAGTTACAACCGGTGCTGTTATTACTGTAACaccataataaattaatgaaataagaaATCATATAGAAATAAATCTTGCTGATgtatctgagagaaaaaaaagaaatagaaagaaaaattaggttaatttaattagaaatgaAAACAGCCCAATAACAATCATTCATCAAGAATTAGTCGTGTTTGTTTTGCAAGTGCTGTCCATCTATATCATATCTgcatttaattcagaaatgtcccatttttatcacttaattagccTGAGCAATAGTTTTGAAGATGAAAGTGTGTGAGTGCCACCTTGTCTAATTgcggtgtgtgtgttttctagtggCTACAGGCACTGAGAGGGACAAAGGCTCTGGGAACACGAGAGAGTCTGTCCACAGCGTGCTGAGAGCAGTACCACGAGGACTGACCCTGGGTCCTTCTCTGGCCCAAGATGGACAGCTGGGTCTGTGGTGTGTTGGGCGAGTGCTAGAGAAGGCCACTCTGCTTGGTCTGGAGGAACCTGACAAAATAAACAGGAAGGAGAAAGCTGAGGTATGCATACTAGTGTGTTTCAAATTTCATTGTGCACCATACAGCGGAGACAAAGGCTTGTTTAGTACCACTGCAGCAAATGTGTTCAAGACAATAGCGGCCTTTACATTTACGTCTCACCTACTAATACTGCAAGTACTTCATATTTTCAGAAGCATTGTTATAgtgttctctctctcctttttttaaaaaaaaaaaaactgtttagttGAATAACAGCCCCAAGTAAGAAGTAAATGCATGTTGTTATTATCCAGGGGATTCAACATACGTgccaaaatgtgttaaaaaatgaaATCTCAGATGAGATCTACTGGATGAGGTAAGTTTACCCAGAGttcattaattattatgtttAGTGGAAGTATTAAGCTACCTATCAAGACATCACAGAATGAGACTTGTTAAATTGTCTTCACAGGTTTGCCTGCAGGGCTCAAAGTGAGGGAGAGAGCAATGTCAGTGTGCTCGAGGTGGATGGAAAATTCGGCTTTAGGGTCTGTCGAGCCATTCAGCCAGGAACAGAAGTGCTCCTCTggaaagaacaagaacaagaagcCCCTCTTGAAAAAGAAGTAATGCGGCTGAAAGCCTGTGAAATTAGTAGTACTCCAATCAGAGAACAAGAAGATGCTTTAGAGGCCATCACATTAGATCACCTCTCAGGCTGTGCAGGTGAGTTTATACTTAATATTAGCACTGTGTAAGAGGTCCATGATATGCTGTTGTTCTTAAACTTTTGTATTCTAATAGATCCTGTTCAAAGTGCCACACAGGAGGATACAAAACCTCCAATCAAGGGGAAAAATCTTGTGCAGGAGTCTAGAGCCTGTGATTCCAGTGTCCTGGAGCAGAATGGGGTAGATGAGGCACACGGGGAAGGTGAAGGTCAGCAAAGTGATGAACATCCTGCTAGAGATAAGATCCAGAGCATCAGTGATAGTACATCAGAAGCCCAGAGCTCATCAGAACATCTGAAGCTGAGAGCCAGCTCTCGTCTTGCTGCTAAACCTCGGAAAGTGCACTCGTCAACCATCCGTATCTACAAACGACAAGATCCAAAAAACAGGTCAGACCTCAGCAGCAAGAAGAAGCTCTCAGATAACAAAGACAACACAATGCAGACATTGTATACTAATGAGGATTCCAGCGCAGAGCAAAATGAGCAGGATTTTCTTCATTTTGTTATCCGAGAGAGGAAGTACAAATGCGACGAGTGTGACAAGAGCTTCTTTCAGCTGTGCCATCTGAAGAAACACAGATTCACACATCAGAATCAGAAGCCTTACGCATGCACAGAGTGTGGTAAAACATACAGCTCGCAGGAGAGCTTCCAAGCCCACCTGCTGATGCATCGCGGTCAGAGGCCCTTTCAATGCCAGCACTGTGACAAAAGCTACGGCTTGAAACGGGACCTCAAGGAGCACCAGGTTCTTCACTCAGGCGAGAAACCGTTTGTCTGTGACATCTGTGGAAAAGCTTTCGCTCGCCGGCCCTCGCTGCGCGTCCACAGGGAAGTCCATCGGACGAAAGAGCCGGACTACCAGGCTCCCAAAGTCAGGTGTCCAGAGTGCAATAAAGAACTGGCCAATTctggttctttgaggaaccacaTGCGCCTGCACACCGGAGAACGGCCGTACGTCTGCCGGCACTGCAACAAGAGCTTTCGGCAACGTGGCAATCTGCTGGGACACATGCGCATCCACACGGGAGAGAAACCCTACCAGTGTGACCACTGCGAGCTGCGCTTTTCCCAAGTCCCTGAACTGCGCCGGCATCTGATTTCACACACGGGTGAGGTGTATCTGTGTCCTGTGTGTGGTAAGGCTCTACGGGACCCTCACACACTGCGGGCCCACGAACGACTGCATACGGGAGACAGGCCCTATAAATGCGAACAATGTGGGAAAGGGTACACGATGGCAACCAAGCTACGGCGCCACCTGAAGTCTCACCTGGAGGAGAAGCCACATGTCTGCCAGGTGTGTGGAGCCAAATACACAATGATGCAGAGTCTGCAGCGGCATCTGCAGTCTCACAAACATCTCTCAGACTCTGGTCATGCCTTACCGACACGAGGTCGACCCAAAAGCTCGGGCCAGAACGCAGAGGAAGAGCAGGGTAGGACTGAATGCAGTAGTTTGGAGAAGGGACAGGCTGTGTCATATGTTCAAGACTCAGAAAATTTCACCATTGTGTCTCACCCAGAAGGTGTCATTTTGGACTCTGGAGTGTACCACCGTGGCACAATTGTTTTGGGAAAAGGAGTGGAGAAGGGGCTCGAACGCATTGAGCTCAGTGAGGATATGATTGAGATCATTGTCTCCGATGAAAATACCAAGTGTATAGTAGTGCAAGAACAGCCTTCTAAGTGTATACAGCTTCAGGAACAGGAAGCAAATGCTAAATGCCTAGTTGTGCAGGAAAATGATGCCAGCAGTGGCTGTATTGTAGTTCCAGAGCAGGATGCTAATAGTTGTTTGGTCATTTTACAAGGTCCGGATGGTTTAAGTTCAGTGGCACAGACTGTAGAAATAGAGACAGGACTGTGACACTTAAGTGTTTCCatttcacatatatataatgtctCACACCAAAGGAAAAACAACctatgtgaaataaatgtttaggTCTTGCtgttctttgattttttttaggagGGTTTGTGGCACATATCATTAAACATTGACTCCTGTGTGCAGTGGACCTTGTTTCATCAATGTTTATACAGACATAGGACAAGTACATCAGCAAACACAGCTGTGTTGGGAAATGAGCTAATACAAGAGGAAATTTTATGATATATCTGTTGCGTTGACGTTAGAATTATCACGTCATTTATGTATTAACAGTAAAATTGAAATGCCATGTTTGTACTTTTTACATAAAGCACATGCAGATTTCTGATAAATGAAAGGATAAGCAGAGTGCTAACAGAGCTCTTCAGCTACGTAGATAGGATCATCATTTCATGATGGAAGCTGTTTCTGATAACATGTAACAAATGcatctacatttaaataaatatattaaaaaaaaatatttaaaaaaagttgttgttttacGATATATTGTAGAGTActtttgttataaatattataatttttataatatgtccTCACACATGAATTCACATAGCTTGGAGATATGAAGCTTATCATCTTGTTTTCATTCAGTATATCTGTGATTCATGTTCCTCAGAAAGCACAGAATGTTCCACATTGATATAAGGGTGATCTGATGCAGAAGagtggcttttttgtttttttgagtgaagAGTTCAGACACTTGTTGTCTTTGAACTCTGGTAGTTCAACATTAACTTGGTGACTCCGGTAACTCCAGCTGTGGGCGTTTAGATTCGATGAGATGCTCCAAGTTTTTTCTGGATAACGGGCTCAGTCATCCTCAAGAATGGGAGCAAAAGCAGCACCTCTTCTACTATCCCTACTTCTTGGGCAAGTTCTCCACCTCACATTGTGTAATGATGGTAAGCATGAAATGAGATTTCTCTGCCTTTTTGGCTAATTAGGCtaagaataaaattataatgtgATATTATAGTGTGTGAGTCTAGATGTTTTTGGAGAAACATTGATTTTTGTGCCTCAGTGTTTATCGACAACAAGGAAGCCTCTCAGATCATTCGAGCAAAGAGGGCTAACGCTCTTTTTGAGGAGGTAAAACCAGGGAAtctggagagagagtgtgttgaaGAGATTTGTGACCATGAGGAAGCTCGAGAAGTGTTCGAGAGAGTTGATAAAACGGTGAGCAATGGCCTTGTGGACAGATTAGCTGCAGTTGGaaacaaatggaaatgtttaaatTTCTATCAGTGAATATTTTCAGtggtatatatctatataaatacagatatttgaAGTGTGGTATAATTCgttttatgtagtattttatgttaatgatttttttcttccattgccTCACAGGATACTTTTTGGGCGAAATATTTAGgtaagaatacacacacacatatgtatatatatatgacattacGTAAAGTTTCAGTGTAAACAGTGACAACATTTTGTGTAAACAGTTTCTATTGAACCAGGGACAAAGTGCATTTTCACTGACCTTTCCCTGCTCAATTTACAAATTAGAAGTATCAGGTTTAAAGTAAGTAGCACTTATaaacaaaccttaaaaatgtCAGCTTGTGAATATCATTGGTTGGAGTGGTAATCCTTTATTTTTGAGCTATTTCTAAATATGAACTGTTTATAACTTTAAGAAATTGTTCGACCTGGCACCTCTGTaagttttttacttatttttttaatctgctttTCACAGGATGTGGGGGAACAAAGTTATCCAGAAAACTATCAAATATCAACAGTTTGAGAGTATGTGTAAATACAAAGGGTAAGGGTGATGCATACTTAACACAGAATATGTCCATAAAACTAAAATGAGACATTTTTGGTAAAAGCTTTCAGTTTCTATGTTGTAAAATAACCCTATAAGTTTGACGTGTGATTGACAGGAGACTGTTACATTAACAATGGTGAAAACTACGCTGGTAGTGTGTCTGTCACCAAGTCTGGAAAGTCATGTCAGTACTGGAAAAGCAACTTCCCCCACAGGATTCAGTATGTACTTCTGCtctttttgttgttcttgtgttGAACCACCTTTAATCGTTTTATATTGATTGATTAGAAAACACAAATTCTTTTAGTAAAGAAAaggttgttttattttcatgtatttagtTTTACAAGCCTTCAGTGATGTTAAAGCAGCTCTTCTGTCTTATGACCGACTTGTTTCCCCCTAGCGAATTTAATGCGACACAGCTGAAGCTACCGGAGAACTTTTGCAGAAACCCAGATAAGAGCAATCAAGGCCCTTGGTGTTTTACAAGAGACCCGACAGTCAGGAGGGAGTCCTGCAGCGTGCCAAAATGCGGTAGAGAAAATCACTAAAACAGTACAGTAAAACATCCTGTGGCGCAATAACTAAAGCTCTATGCTGGCAACCAGAAAGTTGAGCCATCACCATTGTGCCATTGTACCAGGTTTCTCAGAAGAAATTGTCGCTGTAATAAGCATACTGGATGTTGTTTTGGATCTGCTTAATGACTGCTGACTTACCAAAACATGCATATTTGATAGCAGCTGAAACATATTTGTGCCCTGAGTTTATGGCACATTTTATGCTTCAGTGTAAGTACATGTTTCATTCCATCAATTTATGCTCACACTTTCCTCTTCAGGTGAGGCTGTTCTTCCCCCTCCTCGACCACCTACTGTGAAACCTGAAGAGCGTTACCTGAAGACTAAAGACTGTCTGGATGGAAATGGGGAGACTTACACAGGGGATATGTCTGTGACCCTGGGGGGTCGCACGTGCCTGCAGTGGAGCGCCGCAGAAGTGCAGGCCTTAATAAAGAGGAAAGAGTTGCTGCCTCAAGTTCAGCTGGTGAAGAACCACTGCAGAAACCCAGATGGAGATATGGAGGGTCCCTGGTGCTATGTAAAGGGAGCAGGTGGAAACCTTACCATTGATTACTGTGACTTGGAGTTGTGCGGTGAGTGAACAGCCTTCtagaaaaacacacatacattaaaggagtcatcggatgcccattttccacaagttgatatgattccttagggtcttaatgaaaagtctgtaacatagtttggttaaaatttctcaatggtagcg
Coding sequences:
- the LOC109081887 gene encoding zinc finger protein 408-like — its product is MTAGFQHMATGTERDKGSGNTRESVHSVLRAVPRGLTLGPSLAQDGQLGLWCVGRVLEKATLLGLEEPDKINRKEKAEGIQHTCQNVLKNEISDEIYWMRFACRAQSEGESNVSVLEVDGKFGFRVCRAIQPGTEVLLWKEQEQEAPLEKEVMRLKACEISSTPIREQEDALEAITLDHLSGCADPVQSATQEDTKPPIKGKNLVQESRACDSSVLEQNGVDEAHGEGEGQQSDEHPARDKIQSISDSTSEAQSSSEHLKLRASSRLAAKPRKVHSSTIRIYKRQDPKNRSDLSSKKKLSDNKDNTMQTLYTNEDSSAEQNEQDFLHFVIRERKYKCDECDKSFFQLCHLKKHRFTHQNQKPYACTECGKTYSSQESFQAHLLMHRGQRPFQCQHCDKSYGLKRDLKEHQVLHSGEKPFVCDICGKAFARRPSLRVHREVHRTKEPDYQAPKVRCPECNKELANSGSLRNHMRLHTGERPYVCRHCNKSFRQRGNLLGHMRIHTGEKPYQCDHCELRFSQVPELRRHLISHTGEVYLCPVCGKALRDPHTLRAHERLHTGDRPYKCEQCGKGYTMATKLRRHLKSHLEEKPHVCQVCGAKYTMMQSLQRHLQSHKHLSDSGHALPTRGRPKSSGQNAEEEQGRTECSSLEKGQAVSYVQDSENFTIVSHPEGVILDSGVYHRGTIVLGKGVEKGLERIELSEDMIEIIVSDENTKCIVVQEQPSKCIQLQEQEANAKCLVVQENDASSGCIVVPEQDANSCLVILQGPDGLSSVAQTVEIETGL